In one window of Prevotella sp. E13-17 DNA:
- a CDS encoding AbiH family protein: protein MAQLALIIGNGFDLDLGLPSKYSDFMDSPEWRNILSGVRSSYHDNELNHSLIWYLYKGAHDLNWFDIEVEIHNFIQEHPDCTENEVRHIRSDFDQLKKALKDYLNRVTANFKAAENKIACRLIYHLTQCPLSMVEIYFNYTNAHIMLQRQTYYNPGQCTFTYVHGSLRENDIVLGCDLSDNEEVNRSLSFMYKYNMLKRSNHVARHILEAKEVIFFGHSVNEMDFCYFREFFRAASASPNPIRHLTFITYDDESERSIKDNIRNQGISVSDLYSNLWTFTFIHSSKIYKGDGNEQQKWNELLQRVLARDRHGL, encoded by the coding sequence ATGGCACAACTCGCTCTTATAATAGGCAATGGATTTGATCTGGACTTAGGGCTGCCATCTAAGTATTCTGACTTCATGGATAGCCCAGAATGGAGGAATATTCTTTCAGGTGTAAGGAGTAGTTACCATGATAATGAATTGAATCACTCCCTTATTTGGTATCTGTATAAAGGAGCTCATGATTTGAACTGGTTCGATATCGAAGTAGAAATTCATAATTTCATACAAGAACATCCCGACTGTACAGAAAACGAAGTTCGTCATATACGTAGTGATTTTGATCAACTAAAGAAGGCATTAAAGGACTACTTAAATCGTGTAACAGCGAACTTTAAGGCTGCAGAGAATAAGATAGCATGCCGACTTATTTACCACCTGACCCAATGTCCTCTTAGCATGGTTGAGATTTATTTCAATTATACCAATGCTCACATAATGTTGCAAAGGCAAACCTATTACAATCCTGGTCAATGTACTTTTACTTATGTTCATGGCAGTTTAAGAGAAAATGATATTGTACTTGGATGCGATTTGAGCGATAACGAAGAAGTTAATCGGTCATTGTCCTTTATGTACAAATACAATATGTTAAAAAGGTCCAATCACGTAGCCCGCCATATTTTAGAAGCAAAAGAGGTTATTTTCTTTGGTCACTCTGTAAATGAAATGGATTTCTGCTATTTTAGGGAGTTTTTTAGGGCTGCCAGTGCTTCGCCCAATCCTATTAGGCATTTGACATTTATCACTTACGATGATGAATCTGAACGTAGCATAAAAGACAATATCCGAAATCAAGGTATTTCCGTTTCAGATTTATATAGCAATCTATGGACTTTCACTTTCATCCACTCAAGCAAAATATACAAAGGTGATGGAAATGAACAGCAAAAGTGGAATGAGTTACTTCAAAGAGTGTTAGCAAGGGATAGGCATGGATTATAA
- a CDS encoding GIY-YIG nuclease family protein, whose product MGKTVTTYLIDGDPKGTQYVFISNKICQMYVIPRSNLSILNERQELQTPAFYILLGEDEATKPKAYIGETENFRERVKDHDSKKAFWQKALLFISKDAAMTKADVQYLEHRAITEAKISNTFVLNENKQTPKAPNLPEYRKDDMEGFFEDVKFLTSFIGCNIFDIAKPKEEHLFYTKGRGCDAKGFYQTSGFTVLKGSIIAKSSVPSLTWKEKREKLLKEYTVSNGDKLKLESDKTFSSPSTAADFCIGSSNNGWLVWKDKDDQTLDAVYRKQLE is encoded by the coding sequence ATGGGCAAAACAGTAACAACATATTTGATAGACGGAGATCCGAAAGGGACTCAGTACGTGTTCATCAGCAATAAGATTTGCCAGATGTATGTGATTCCTCGTTCTAACCTTTCAATTCTGAATGAGCGTCAGGAGTTGCAGACACCAGCATTTTATATCTTGTTGGGTGAAGATGAGGCAACTAAGCCAAAGGCATATATTGGTGAGACAGAGAATTTTCGTGAGCGGGTGAAAGATCACGATAGCAAAAAAGCGTTTTGGCAAAAGGCGTTGCTGTTTATCTCGAAAGATGCTGCTATGACAAAGGCTGATGTGCAATACTTGGAGCATCGAGCCATCACAGAGGCAAAGATTTCAAACACTTTTGTGTTGAACGAGAACAAACAGACACCAAAAGCACCTAATCTTCCTGAATACAGAAAGGATGATATGGAGGGTTTCTTTGAAGATGTGAAGTTCCTGACATCTTTTATTGGCTGCAATATCTTTGATATAGCAAAGCCAAAGGAAGAGCACTTGTTCTATACTAAAGGGCGCGGGTGTGATGCAAAAGGCTTCTATCAGACAAGTGGCTTCACCGTCTTAAAGGGTAGTATTATCGCCAAGTCTTCCGTTCCTTCACTCACGTGGAAAGAGAAGCGTGAGAAGCTGTTGAAAGAATATACCGTCAGCAATGGTGACAAGTTGAAATTAGAGTCTGACAAGACTTTCTCCAGTCCCAGCACTGCAGCTGATTTCTGCATCGGAAGCAGCAACAATGGTTGGCTCGTCTGGAAAGACAAAGATGACCAAACACTGGATGCTGTATATAGGAAGCAATTGGAATAA
- a CDS encoding RNA-binding domain-containing protein, which produces MTIDEIRALLNDLESDRVERTISTTNTDKFGQAICAFANDLPDHRQPGYLFLGVMDDGKVKGLDVTDELLKNVAAIRTDGNIQPQPSMTVEKVSMGEGNIVMVKVEPSIFPPVRYKGRIWIRIGPRKGVANENDEHILMEKRRTNVTSFDSSPCLNATIDDLDLQQFKHYYLPNAMTDDEIEEDRKEGRGIKVQLSSFGFYDTRYDCPTNAGMLFFAKNLRRFIPGAYIQYVRFAGKDRTGDILMEHEFKANLCTTLKELETFVDTTIANRRPIPVSSTREDIFVDYPDWATRELLMNAICHRDYTSNGPIQFYQYDDRIEIMNHGGLYGRANEANFPKVNDYRNIVVAEAMKVLGFVNRHSRGVLRVQKDLKANENGEAVYDFSYQTAVMVTESKSPRGERAMKEAIANGLVIEGEEKRSQKRSDLTILDQKPSKMTENSEGKVQKPSFLTENEFPSMIVKNVYEALKLNRKAKYSWLQDNLGVSESTILRAINDLKELGYINPEHSKIKGEWQLLK; this is translated from the coding sequence ATGACAATAGACGAGATAAGAGCATTGCTCAATGATTTAGAGAGTGATCGGGTTGAAAGAACAATTTCAACCACGAACACAGATAAGTTTGGACAGGCAATCTGTGCATTCGCCAATGACCTTCCTGACCATCGACAGCCTGGCTATTTGTTCTTGGGTGTGATGGACGATGGCAAAGTGAAAGGGCTGGATGTGACAGATGAACTGCTGAAGAATGTGGCGGCAATACGCACAGATGGAAATATTCAGCCACAGCCATCAATGACTGTTGAAAAGGTGTCAATGGGAGAAGGGAATATAGTGATGGTAAAAGTGGAACCTTCCATTTTTCCTCCTGTCAGGTATAAGGGGCGCATTTGGATTAGAATTGGACCTCGTAAGGGTGTAGCCAACGAGAATGATGAGCATATCCTGATGGAGAAACGTCGGACTAATGTGACTTCATTTGACTCGTCGCCTTGTCTGAATGCGACGATAGACGACTTGGATTTGCAGCAGTTCAAGCACTATTATCTGCCCAACGCAATGACTGATGATGAAATTGAGGAAGACCGCAAGGAAGGACGGGGCATTAAGGTGCAATTGAGTTCGTTTGGATTCTATGATACTCGCTACGATTGTCCGACTAATGCAGGTATGTTGTTCTTCGCGAAGAATCTTCGTAGGTTTATTCCTGGTGCATACATTCAGTACGTTCGGTTTGCAGGGAAAGACCGAACTGGGGATATATTGATGGAACATGAGTTCAAGGCGAATCTGTGTACGACCTTAAAGGAACTGGAGACTTTTGTTGATACTACTATTGCCAATCGTCGCCCTATACCTGTTAGTTCGACACGTGAAGATATATTCGTGGATTATCCTGACTGGGCTACTCGTGAACTTCTGATGAATGCAATCTGCCATCGTGACTATACAAGTAATGGACCGATTCAGTTCTATCAGTATGATGACCGCATTGAGATTATGAATCATGGTGGCTTGTATGGACGTGCCAATGAGGCAAATTTCCCCAAGGTGAATGACTATCGGAACATCGTAGTGGCAGAGGCTATGAAGGTCTTGGGCTTCGTTAATCGCCATAGTCGTGGTGTGCTGAGGGTGCAGAAGGATTTGAAGGCTAATGAGAATGGTGAGGCTGTTTATGACTTCAGTTATCAAACGGCTGTTATGGTGACGGAGAGTAAATCACCTCGCGGAGAGAGGGCCATGAAGGAGGCTATTGCTAATGGTCTTGTAATTGAGGGAGAAGAAAAACGATCACAAAAAAGGTCAGATTTGACCATTCTTGATCAAAAACCGTCAAAAATGACGGAAAATAGTGAAGGAAAAGTTCAAAAACCGTCATTTTTGACGGAAAATGAATTTCCTTCAATGATAGTAAAGAATGTTTATGAAGCCCTTAAATTAAATCGTAAAGCGAAATATTCATGGCTTCAGGATAACTTAGGCGTAAGCGAAAGCACTATTCTTAGGGCTATAAACGATCTTAAGGAACTCGGATATATAAATCCAGAACATTCGAAAATAAAAGGTGAGTGGCAGCTTTTGAAGTAA
- the secG gene encoding preprotein translocase subunit SecG: protein MYTLFIILIVIAALLMVGIVLIQESKGGGLASNFASYNQIGGVRKTTDFIEKATWGLAAFMVVVSIACAYVLPTAQNDAPALLNGIESPEANPNNVPAFGASPAQQEEAAAPAQEAAPAQAEEQNAE from the coding sequence ATGTACACATTATTCATTATCCTCATCGTAATCGCAGCTTTGCTCATGGTAGGCATTGTGCTGATACAAGAGTCAAAAGGTGGTGGTTTGGCATCAAACTTCGCATCTTACAACCAGATTGGTGGTGTTCGTAAGACCACCGACTTCATCGAGAAAGCCACATGGGGCCTTGCTGCCTTTATGGTTGTTGTAAGCATTGCTTGCGCCTATGTTCTCCCCACTGCTCAAAATGACGCTCCTGCCCTGCTCAATGGCATCGAGTCACCTGAGGCTAATCCTAACAATGTTCCCGCTTTCGGAGCAAGTCCCGCACAGCAGGAAGAGGCTGCAGCACCCGCTCAGGAAGCTGCCCCTGCACAGGCCGAAGAGCAGAATGCTGAGTAA
- a CDS encoding tetratricopeptide repeat protein: MEIAELIKHPERLDRDTLYELRSMLALYPYFQTARLLMLQNLYLLHDPSFDTELRRAAVYITDRRVLFQMIEAAHYQLRKNSEPSTTTQTPKNDATADSSTRTLSLIDNFLDSIPKENEPETDKKKEKRKPTPADAAVDYVSYLLECEDYQEEVSVPKLKGQSLIDSFINNDTGKIILPETPTLRPELEEDCTEEGKTTGEDYFTETLARIYIKQGNYSKALEIIQRLSLDYPKKNAYFADQIRFLEKLIINNNKNKK, encoded by the coding sequence ATGGAAATAGCAGAGCTCATCAAACACCCTGAACGATTGGATCGTGACACACTCTACGAGTTACGCTCCATGCTCGCGCTCTATCCCTATTTCCAAACAGCACGACTGCTCATGCTGCAGAATCTCTATCTGCTTCACGACCCTTCGTTCGACACAGAACTGCGTCGGGCAGCTGTTTACATCACCGACAGACGCGTGCTCTTCCAAATGATTGAGGCTGCTCACTACCAACTGCGCAAGAATAGCGAGCCAAGCACAACAACGCAGACGCCCAAGAACGATGCGACTGCAGACTCATCGACACGCACACTATCTCTCATTGACAATTTCTTAGATTCCATTCCCAAGGAGAACGAACCCGAAACTGACAAAAAGAAGGAAAAACGTAAACCAACGCCGGCCGATGCAGCTGTTGACTACGTGTCTTATCTCCTTGAATGCGAGGACTATCAGGAAGAGGTCTCCGTGCCAAAACTCAAGGGACAAAGCCTTATTGACTCATTCATAAATAATGACACAGGAAAAATCATCCTTCCTGAGACACCTACCCTAAGACCTGAACTTGAGGAAGATTGCACAGAAGAAGGAAAAACTACGGGCGAAGACTATTTCACAGAAACTTTGGCTCGAATTTATATCAAACAAGGAAATTATTCCAAAGCTTTAGAAATAATTCAGCGATTAAGTTTGGATTATCCGAAAAAAAATGCTTACTTTGCAGACCAAATTCGTTTCTTAGAGAAATTGATTATAAATAATAATAAAAATAAAAAGTAA
- the lptE gene encoding LptE family protein — protein sequence MAILTCLILVSCSVSYKFNGASIDYTKTKTITLADFPIRSNYVWGPMANIFNNQLKDQFANHTKLMQVKRNGDLKIDGEIIRYDQRNKSVSSEGYSAQTELSMTVNVRFTNNKNHAEDFERQFTSTATYETTQSLNAVQEELVTQMVKDICDQIFNATVANW from the coding sequence ATGGCTATCCTCACGTGTCTCATTTTGGTATCATGCTCCGTCAGCTATAAGTTTAACGGAGCCAGTATCGACTACACCAAGACAAAGACCATTACTTTGGCAGATTTCCCCATTCGCTCTAACTACGTTTGGGGACCAATGGCCAACATCTTCAACAACCAACTGAAAGACCAATTCGCCAACCACACCAAGCTGATGCAGGTGAAACGAAATGGCGACCTGAAGATTGATGGTGAGATTATACGTTATGACCAGCGCAACAAGTCTGTAAGCAGCGAGGGATATTCTGCACAAACCGAGCTTTCTATGACAGTCAACGTACGTTTCACCAACAACAAGAACCACGCTGAAGACTTTGAACGTCAGTTCACATCTACAGCAACCTACGAAACGACCCAGTCACTCAACGCCGTTCAAGAAGAGCTTGTCACGCAAATGGTAAAAGACATCTGTGACCAGATCTTCAATGCCACTGTAGCTAACTGGTAA
- the pdxA gene encoding 4-hydroxythreonine-4-phosphate dehydrogenase PdxA encodes MEEKKIRVAITHGDTNGVGYEVILKAFEDPAMLELCTPIIYGSSKLAEYHGKMLEVEPHYNVIKNVNEARDGHLNLLEVINGEVKVDLGTPTPEAGEAAKVAIDRAIEDYKKGAFDVLVTAPVFKNSIGGFNGHTSYIERQMNDGKKGLTILMNDGLRVALVTNHVAIKDVAESITKQKIVEKTILFHESLRRDLRIANPRIAILALNPRCGEDGALGDEEQEIIVPAVEELAEKSIQAFGPYAADDFFGHGSYSHFDGVLAMYHDQGQTPFKTLTPENGVRFTTGLDIVRTAPAHGAYFNLAGRNEMDAQSMRNAIYAALDIYRNRHNYDEPLANPLPKLYHEKRDESEKVRFRSQPKKEQNQ; translated from the coding sequence ATGGAAGAAAAGAAAATCAGGGTAGCTATTACCCACGGAGATACCAACGGCGTAGGTTACGAAGTCATTCTCAAAGCCTTCGAAGACCCCGCAATGTTGGAACTATGCACACCTATCATCTATGGCTCGTCGAAACTGGCCGAATACCATGGCAAAATGTTGGAAGTCGAGCCTCACTACAATGTTATCAAAAATGTCAATGAGGCACGGGACGGACACCTGAACTTGCTGGAAGTTATCAACGGAGAGGTCAAAGTGGACCTGGGCACTCCAACGCCTGAAGCTGGCGAAGCTGCCAAAGTGGCTATCGACCGCGCTATCGAAGACTACAAAAAAGGTGCTTTCGACGTACTGGTTACCGCCCCCGTATTCAAAAACAGCATTGGGGGATTCAATGGTCATACCAGCTACATTGAGCGTCAAATGAACGACGGTAAAAAAGGGCTCACTATACTAATGAACGACGGGCTCCGCGTTGCACTGGTCACCAACCATGTTGCCATCAAGGATGTGGCAGAGTCTATCACAAAACAGAAAATCGTGGAAAAGACCATACTCTTCCATGAGTCGTTGCGCCGCGATTTGCGAATAGCCAATCCACGTATTGCTATTCTGGCACTGAACCCTCGTTGTGGCGAGGATGGCGCTCTTGGCGATGAAGAACAAGAAATCATCGTACCCGCAGTGGAGGAACTGGCCGAGAAGAGCATTCAGGCCTTTGGTCCCTATGCTGCCGATGACTTTTTCGGACACGGTAGCTATAGTCACTTCGACGGTGTATTGGCCATGTACCACGATCAAGGACAGACACCTTTCAAGACTCTCACCCCAGAGAACGGTGTACGCTTTACTACCGGACTAGACATTGTGCGCACAGCACCTGCCCACGGAGCCTATTTCAATCTGGCCGGACGCAACGAGATGGATGCACAGTCTATGCGCAATGCAATCTATGCTGCACTCGACATCTATCGCAATCGTCACAACTACGACGAACCGTTGGCCAATCCACTACCCAAACTATACCACGAGAAGCGTGATGAGAGCGAGAAAGTCCGTTTTCGTTCGCAGCCAAAGAAAGAGCAAAATCAGTAA
- the rlmN gene encoding 23S rRNA (adenine(2503)-C(2))-methyltransferase RlmN, producing the protein MNNRKKVLMGLSVSQLKELVKQLGMPAFTGGQIAKWLYDKHVKSIDEMTNLSKANRERLAENYCVGAMDPMHSQRSVDGTVKYLFPVRCSEYADCSNSNGGEVNTTKFVETVFIPDGDRGTLCVSSQVGCKMNCLFCQTGKQGFEGSLTAADILNQIYSLPERELLTNIVFMGQGEPMDNLDSVLQVTNLLTAPDGYAWSPKRITVSSVGIKSKLKRFLDESECHVAISMHSPLHEQRLSLMPAEKAMPIAETVELLKQYDFTHQRRCSFEYICFGGLNDSLTHAKEIIKLVDGLECRVNLIRFHEIPHVDLPSANEARMEQLRDYLTQHGVFTTIRASRGQDIFAACGLLSTAQKSQQS; encoded by the coding sequence ATGAACAATAGAAAAAAAGTGCTCATGGGCCTCTCTGTTTCACAGCTGAAAGAGTTGGTGAAGCAATTAGGCATGCCAGCCTTTACCGGAGGGCAGATTGCCAAATGGCTCTACGACAAGCACGTGAAGAGCATCGACGAGATGACTAACCTCTCGAAAGCAAATCGAGAACGACTTGCAGAAAACTATTGCGTGGGAGCAATGGATCCTATGCATAGTCAGCGTTCGGTAGATGGCACTGTGAAATATTTGTTTCCCGTGAGATGCTCGGAATACGCAGACTGCTCCAATAGCAATGGCGGCGAGGTCAACACCACGAAATTTGTTGAGACGGTCTTCATACCTGATGGCGACAGAGGCACGCTATGCGTGTCAAGTCAGGTGGGGTGCAAGATGAACTGTTTGTTTTGCCAGACAGGAAAGCAGGGATTTGAAGGCAGTCTGACGGCCGCCGACATCTTGAACCAGATATACTCGTTGCCCGAACGCGAACTGCTGACCAACATTGTCTTTATGGGGCAAGGTGAGCCCATGGACAATTTGGACAGCGTTCTTCAGGTAACCAATCTTCTGACAGCGCCCGACGGCTATGCTTGGAGCCCCAAACGCATCACAGTGAGTTCGGTTGGCATCAAAAGTAAACTGAAGCGATTCCTCGATGAGAGCGAATGCCACGTAGCCATCTCAATGCACTCGCCTCTGCACGAACAGCGCCTCAGCCTGATGCCGGCAGAAAAAGCAATGCCCATCGCTGAGACTGTTGAACTATTGAAACAGTATGACTTCACGCACCAGCGTCGCTGCTCGTTCGAATACATCTGTTTTGGCGGACTCAATGATTCGTTGACACATGCCAAAGAGATCATCAAACTGGTAGATGGCCTGGAATGTCGCGTCAACCTGATTCGTTTTCACGAAATACCTCACGTTGACCTGCCGAGTGCCAACGAAGCACGTATGGAGCAACTACGCGACTATCTCACCCAGCACGGTGTATTCACCACCATCCGAGCCAGTCGTGGACAAGACATTTTCGCGGCCTGCGGCCTGCTGAGCACAGCGCAGAAGTCACAACAATCCTGA